A window of the Lolium perenne isolate Kyuss_39 chromosome 7, Kyuss_2.0, whole genome shotgun sequence genome harbors these coding sequences:
- the LOC127316829 gene encoding uncharacterized protein translates to MKASVKFRDDDRPLMRAKVPIGVLGLPFQSGLSAGGDPRELRFDLSTAFASGPALRLSYRPNDPSLPFALSIRAGVGALGSPARAPFSLAAEFNLLSANSGSPAFFLLLKPRLGDFSLSHTLRSSPPRTVGEASSDSKAQDQLNHKAFSLSGTAGTSGALLSGMRLATRSVLPLWGRASMRFNWGIRAPPGLQAAFADDRKATPVPVSKMPLLVISKISIEQSPRADADRKKDGGKAEASPPAVAATADASDGDEGFSLMRRQLEAMNAESGMLRRAVEDLRAEVGRARAVSVAAGGRLPPQPLHGFSAKPDRRGGGKEPAAENAAMPAPDDVGDELKRALEARRR, encoded by the coding sequence ATGAAGGCGTCGGTCAAGTTCCGCGACGACGACCGGCCGCTCATGCGGGCCAAGGTGCCCATCGGAGTGCTGGGGTTACCATTCCAGTCCGGCCTCTCCGCCGGCGGCGACCCTCGTGAGCTCCGCTTCGATCTCTCCACCGCCTTCGCCTCCGGCCCAGCGCTCCGCCTCTCCTATCGCCCCAACGATCCCAGCCTGCCCTTCGCGCTCTCCATCCGCGCCGGCGTCGGCGCCCTCGGCTCCCCCGCGCGCGCCCCCTTCTCCCTCGCCGCCGAGTTCAACCTCCTCTCCGCCAACTCCGGCTCCCccgccttcttcctcctcctcaagcCCCGCCTCGGCGACTTCTCGCTCTCCCACACCCTCCGCTCGTCGCCGCCCCGTACCGTCGGGGAGGCCTCTTCTGACAGCAAAGCGCAGGACCAGCTGAACCACAAGGCGTTCTCGCTGAGCGGGACGGCGGGGACGAGCGGCGCGCTGCTGTCCGGGATGCGGCTGGCCACGAGGAGCGTGCTCCCGCTCTGGGGCAGGGCGAGCATGCGGTTCAACTGGGGCATCCGCGCGCCGCCGGGGCTGCAGGCGGCGTTCGCCGACGACCGCAAGGCCACCCCGGTGCCCGTCAGCAAGATGCCGCTGCTGGTCATCAGCAAGATCTCCATCGAGCAGTCGCCACGCGCCGACGCGGATCGGAAGAAGGATGGCGGcaaggcggaggcctcgccgcccgCAGTCGCCGCCACGGCGGACGCGTCGGATGGCGACGAGGGGTTCTCGCTGATGCGGCGGCAGCTGGAGGCGATGAACGCCGAGAGCGGGATGCTCCGCCGCGCCGTGGAGGACCTGCGTGCCGAGGTCGGCCGCGCCAGGGCCGTGTCCGTGGCTGCGGGAGGTAGGCTGCCGCCACAGCCGCTTCACGGCTTCTCGGCCAAGCCGGATCGTCGGGGTGGCGGGAAGGAGCCGGCGGCGGAGAACGCAGCGATGCCCGCGCCGGATGATGTGGGCGACGAGTTGAAGAGGGCATTGGAGGCGCGCCGGAGATGA